Proteins from a single region of Electrophorus electricus isolate fEleEle1 chromosome 5, fEleEle1.pri, whole genome shotgun sequence:
- the ctdspla gene encoding CTD (carboxy-terminal domain, RNA polymerase II, polypeptide A) small phosphatase-like a isoform X1, with amino-acid sequence MDNTSIITQVANPKEEELISSGQEKVSQSNSSLKKHRSRSIFTHIFCCFRNYNVEPPSSINKPCSLPPPTENGPTPKCDQVEVSPIPSSPTKYLLPEVSISDCGKNCVVIDLDETLVHSSFKPISNADFIVPVEIDGTIHQVYVLKRPHVDEFLQKMGELFECVLFTASLAKYADPVADLLDRWGVFRARLFRESCVFHRGNYVKDLSRLGRQLSKVIIVDNSPASYIFHPENAVPVQSWFDDMADTELLNLLPLFEGLSREEDVYNVLQSLRAR; translated from the exons ATGGACAACACGTCCATCATTACCCAGGTAGCAAATCCAAAGGAGGAGGAACTCATTTCTTCGGGTCAAGAAAAAG TCTCACAGTCGAACAGCAGCTTAAAGAAACACAGGAGCCGGAGCATCTTCACCCACATCTTCTGCTGCTTTCGCAACTACAATGTGGAGCCACCAAGCTCCATCAACAAGCCCTGCAGCCTGCCTCCTCCCACGGAGAATGGCCCCACCCCTAAG TGTGATCAGGTCGAGGTCAGCCCTATTCCCAGT TCTCCCACCAAATATCTCCTTCCTGAGGTCAGCATCAGTGACTGTGGGAAGAACTGCGTGGTGATCGACCTCGATGAAACTCTGGTTCACAGCTCCTTCAAG CCCATCAGCAATGCAGATTTCATAGTTCCCGTGGAGATTGATGGAACCATTCATCAG GTGTATGTGCTAAAGAGACCCCACGTGGATGAGTTCCTGCAGAAGATGGGAGAACTGTTCGAATGTGTGCTCTTCACTGCCAGCTTGGCGAAG TATGCCGACCCAGTGGCAGACCTGCTTGACCGCTGGGGAGTGTTCCGGGCCCGCCTCTTCAGGGAATCCTGCGTGTTCCACAGGGGGAACTACGTGAAAGACCTCAGCCGCCTCGGACGACAGCTCAGCAAAGTCATCATAGTGGACAACTCGCCGGCGTCGTACATCTTCCACCCGGAGAACGCT GTCCCGGTGCAGTCGTGGTTCGACGACATGGCCGACACAGAACTGCTGAAtctgcttcctctgtttgagggtctgagcagagaggaggatgtTTACAATGTGCTACAGAGCCTGAGGGCTAGGTAG
- the ctdspla gene encoding CTD (carboxy-terminal domain, RNA polymerase II, polypeptide A) small phosphatase-like a isoform X2: protein MDNTSIITQVANPKEEELISSGQEKVSQSNSSLKKHRSRSIFTHIFCCFRNYNVEPPSSINKPCSLPPPTENGPTPKSPTKYLLPEVSISDCGKNCVVIDLDETLVHSSFKPISNADFIVPVEIDGTIHQVYVLKRPHVDEFLQKMGELFECVLFTASLAKYADPVADLLDRWGVFRARLFRESCVFHRGNYVKDLSRLGRQLSKVIIVDNSPASYIFHPENAVPVQSWFDDMADTELLNLLPLFEGLSREEDVYNVLQSLRAR from the exons ATGGACAACACGTCCATCATTACCCAGGTAGCAAATCCAAAGGAGGAGGAACTCATTTCTTCGGGTCAAGAAAAAG TCTCACAGTCGAACAGCAGCTTAAAGAAACACAGGAGCCGGAGCATCTTCACCCACATCTTCTGCTGCTTTCGCAACTACAATGTGGAGCCACCAAGCTCCATCAACAAGCCCTGCAGCCTGCCTCCTCCCACGGAGAATGGCCCCACCCCTAAG TCTCCCACCAAATATCTCCTTCCTGAGGTCAGCATCAGTGACTGTGGGAAGAACTGCGTGGTGATCGACCTCGATGAAACTCTGGTTCACAGCTCCTTCAAG CCCATCAGCAATGCAGATTTCATAGTTCCCGTGGAGATTGATGGAACCATTCATCAG GTGTATGTGCTAAAGAGACCCCACGTGGATGAGTTCCTGCAGAAGATGGGAGAACTGTTCGAATGTGTGCTCTTCACTGCCAGCTTGGCGAAG TATGCCGACCCAGTGGCAGACCTGCTTGACCGCTGGGGAGTGTTCCGGGCCCGCCTCTTCAGGGAATCCTGCGTGTTCCACAGGGGGAACTACGTGAAAGACCTCAGCCGCCTCGGACGACAGCTCAGCAAAGTCATCATAGTGGACAACTCGCCGGCGTCGTACATCTTCCACCCGGAGAACGCT GTCCCGGTGCAGTCGTGGTTCGACGACATGGCCGACACAGAACTGCTGAAtctgcttcctctgtttgagggtctgagcagagaggaggatgtTTACAATGTGCTACAGAGCCTGAGGGCTAGGTAG
- the ctdspla gene encoding CTD (carboxy-terminal domain, RNA polymerase II, polypeptide A) small phosphatase-like a isoform X3: MCVATRQTLHAAHPVSQSNSSLKKHRSRSIFTHIFCCFRNYNVEPPSSINKPCSLPPPTENGPTPKCDQVEVSPIPSSPTKYLLPEVSISDCGKNCVVIDLDETLVHSSFKPISNADFIVPVEIDGTIHQVYVLKRPHVDEFLQKMGELFECVLFTASLAKYADPVADLLDRWGVFRARLFRESCVFHRGNYVKDLSRLGRQLSKVIIVDNSPASYIFHPENAVPVQSWFDDMADTELLNLLPLFEGLSREEDVYNVLQSLRAR, encoded by the exons ATGTGTGTTGCCACACGGCAGACGCTGCACGCTGCTCATCCTG TCTCACAGTCGAACAGCAGCTTAAAGAAACACAGGAGCCGGAGCATCTTCACCCACATCTTCTGCTGCTTTCGCAACTACAATGTGGAGCCACCAAGCTCCATCAACAAGCCCTGCAGCCTGCCTCCTCCCACGGAGAATGGCCCCACCCCTAAG TGTGATCAGGTCGAGGTCAGCCCTATTCCCAGT TCTCCCACCAAATATCTCCTTCCTGAGGTCAGCATCAGTGACTGTGGGAAGAACTGCGTGGTGATCGACCTCGATGAAACTCTGGTTCACAGCTCCTTCAAG CCCATCAGCAATGCAGATTTCATAGTTCCCGTGGAGATTGATGGAACCATTCATCAG GTGTATGTGCTAAAGAGACCCCACGTGGATGAGTTCCTGCAGAAGATGGGAGAACTGTTCGAATGTGTGCTCTTCACTGCCAGCTTGGCGAAG TATGCCGACCCAGTGGCAGACCTGCTTGACCGCTGGGGAGTGTTCCGGGCCCGCCTCTTCAGGGAATCCTGCGTGTTCCACAGGGGGAACTACGTGAAAGACCTCAGCCGCCTCGGACGACAGCTCAGCAAAGTCATCATAGTGGACAACTCGCCGGCGTCGTACATCTTCCACCCGGAGAACGCT GTCCCGGTGCAGTCGTGGTTCGACGACATGGCCGACACAGAACTGCTGAAtctgcttcctctgtttgagggtctgagcagagaggaggatgtTTACAATGTGCTACAGAGCCTGAGGGCTAGGTAG